In Juglans regia cultivar Chandler chromosome 13, Walnut 2.0, whole genome shotgun sequence, the following proteins share a genomic window:
- the LOC109021618 gene encoding serine carboxypeptidase-like 45 translates to MLSLLPWKTIIMAVALLQLYFFIETESFPSLFDRIDRLPGQPQVGFQQYSGYVTVDDKKQRALFYYFAEAEVDPASKPLVLWLNGGPGCSSLGVGAFSENGPFRPRGDVLVRNQYSWNREANMLYLESPIGVGFSYATDSSSDETVNDKITARDNLVFLRKWLDRFPLYRNRNLFITGESYAGHYVPQLAELMLQYNNKEKLFNLKGIALGNPVLEFATDFNSRAEYFWSHGLISDSTYKLFTSVCNYSRYVSEYYRGNVSSICSRVMRQVSGETSRFVDKYDVTLDVCISSVFSQSKILSPQQVGETIDVCVEDEIVNYLNRRDVQMALHARLVGVRQWAVCSNILDYELLDLEIPTISIVGKFIKAGIPVLVYSGDQDSVIPLTGSRTLVHRLAKELGLKTTVPYRVWFEGQQVGGWTQVYGNILSFATIRGASHEAPFSQPERSLVLFKSFLVGQPLPAAF, encoded by the exons ATGCTTTCTCTACTACCATGGAAAACCATAATAATGGCTGTAGCTTTGCTTCAGCTATATTTTTTCATAGAAACGGAATCTTTTCCTTCCCTGTTTGATAGAATTGACCGGTTACCTGGTCAACCCCAAGTCGGGTTCCAGCAGTATTCGGGTTATGTGACCGTTGACGATAAAAAACAGAGAGCTCTGTTTTACTACTTTGCTGAAGCAGAGGTAGATCCAGCTTCCAAGCCTCTTGTTCTCTGGCTTAATGGAG GACCTGGTTGTTCTTCTTTAGGAGTCGGGGCATTTTCTGAAAATGGACCTTTTAGGCCTCGTGGGGACGTCCTTGTCAGGAACCAATATAGCTGGAATAGAG AAGCAAATATGTTGTATTTGGAGTCACCTATTGGAGTTGGTTTCTCTTATGCAACTGATTCCTCCTCTGATGAGACTGTAAACGACAAGATCACAG CAAGGGACAATCTGGTGTTCTTGAGAAAATGGTTGGATAGATTCCCACTATACAGGAACAGAAATTTGTTCATTACGGGAGAGAGCTATGCTG GTCATTATGTTCCCCAACTAGCAGAACTCATGCTTCAATACAACAACAAGGAGAAGTTGTTCAATTTGAAAGGCATTGCT TTGGGTAATCCGGTTCTAGAATTCGCCACAGACTTCAATTCAAGGGCCGAGTACTTCTGGTCTCATGGATTGATATCAGACTCGACATACAAATTATTCACTTCTGTTTGTAACTATTCTCGGTATGTGAGTGAATATTACAGAGGCAATGTTTCTTCTATTTGTTCAAGGGTGATGAGACAAGTTAGTGGAGAAACCAGTAGATTTGTGGACAAGTATGACGTTACCCTTGATGTCTGTATATCATCTGTGTTCTCACAATCCAAAATCCTCAGTCCTCAG CAAGTTGGTGAGACAATAGATGTCTGCGTGGAAGATGAAATAGTGAATTATCTAAACAGGAGAGACGTGCAGATGGCTCTTCATGCACGTCTTGTAGGAGTACGTCAATGGGCAGTTTGCAGCAA TATCCTCGATTATGAGCTGCTTGACTTGGAAATTCCAACGATCTCAATCGTCGGAAAATTCATTAAGGCAGGAATCCCGGTCTTGGTTTACAG TGGAGACCAAGATTCTGTCATCCCTTTGACTGGAAGTCGAACTTTAGTTCATAGACTGGCAAAGGAATTAGGACTGAAGACTACTGTGCCGTACAGAGTTTGGTTTGAAGGGCAGCAG GTTGGTGGGTGGACTCAAGTTTATGGTAATATTCTTTCATTTGCCACCATCAGAGGGGCGTCCCACGAAGCTCCATTCTCACAGCCTGAGCGTTCACTTGTGTTGTTCAAGTCATTTTTAGTCGGCCAGCCTCTTCCGGCAGCATTTTGA
- the LOC108979901 gene encoding protein NEOXANTHIN-DEFICIENT 1-like isoform X3 — protein sequence MSEVMDVGEIKCSSGYGKPPWIFKGSALYQLHLVKAETARACIPKEFRLVEAFGYTLGGFFLASYDDSPAGVFDELVVIAGLAWNPPTSCAWAAKVLVNSNEACDHGRKEVGLPSQIARFSKQSITAMTAQPKNKDIGILNAIGMGATFNSPRDHMNVQVTEWDDLDTKDTCNINLTTVVPALNEKWMGPAVKISLPSYSGHTEHNPNLLKYSCQIECRVRAVKPAVVSGPSPILYHDRVHYSDQRRCNTMDSTAKEHIDNGKNLIMSVMLSKPILALEFNCLKMQVEAPTVVSPSSRSS from the exons ATGTCTGAGGTCATGGACGTGGGAGAAATTAAATGTTCCTCAGGCTACGGAAAGCCCCCGTGGATATTCAAAGGCAG TGCCTTGTACCAACTCCATCTCGTGAAGGCAGAAACTGCTCGAGCATGCATCCCGAAAGAGTTCAGATTAGTTGAAGCTTTTGG GTACACTCTTGGTGGCTTCTTTCTTGCCAGCTACGATGACAGTCCAGCCGGAGTCTTTGACGAg cTTGTTGTGATTGCGGGGCTTGCATGGAACCCACCAACATCCTGCGC ATGGGCTGCTAAGGTGCTTGTGAACAGCAATGAGGCTTGTGATCATGGAAGAAAG GAAGTTGGGCTTCCAAGTCAGATTGCCAGGTTTTCGAAG CAGAGTATCACGGCAATGACAGCGCAACCAAAGAATAAAGACATTGGTATTTTAAACGCGATTGGTATGGGTGCTACTTTCAATAGTCCAAGAGACCATATGAATGTTCAAGTGACCGAATGGGATGATCTTGATACAAAAGATACCTGTAATATCAACCTCACAACTGTTG TGCCTGCATTGAATGAAAAGTGGATGGGGCCGGCCGTCAAAATTTCACTTCCAAGTTATAG TGGCCATACAGAGCATAATCCCAACCTTCTCAAGTACTCTTGCCAGATTGAGtgcag GGTGAGAGCAGTGAAGCCAGCAGTAGTATCAGGCCCAAGTCCTATACTGTATCATGACAGAGTGCATTATTCAGATCAACGTAGATGCAATACCATGGACTCTACAGCTAAGGAGCACATAGATAATGGAAAAAATCTCATCATGTCTGTGATGTTGTCAAAACCCATATTGGCTTTGGAGTTCAATTGTTTAAAAATGCAGGTAGAAGCTCCAACTGTCGTTTCCCCTTCCTCTAGGAGTTCTTAA
- the LOC108979901 gene encoding protein NEOXANTHIN-DEFICIENT 1-like isoform X4 produces the protein MSEVMDVGEIKCSSGYGKPPWIFKGSALYQLHLVKAETARACIPKEFRLVEAFGYTLGGFFLASYDDSPAGVFDELVVIAGLAWNPPTSCAWAAKVLVNSNEACDHGRKEVGLPSQIARFSKSITAMTAQPKNKDIGILNAIGMGATFNSPRDHMNVQVTEWDDLDTKDTCNINLTTVVPALNEKWMGPAVKISLPSYSGHTEHNPNLLKYSCQIECRVRAVKPAVVSGPSPILYHDRVHYSDQRRCNTMDSTAKEHIDNGKNLIMSVMLSKPILALEFNCLKMQVEAPTVVSPSSRSS, from the exons ATGTCTGAGGTCATGGACGTGGGAGAAATTAAATGTTCCTCAGGCTACGGAAAGCCCCCGTGGATATTCAAAGGCAG TGCCTTGTACCAACTCCATCTCGTGAAGGCAGAAACTGCTCGAGCATGCATCCCGAAAGAGTTCAGATTAGTTGAAGCTTTTGG GTACACTCTTGGTGGCTTCTTTCTTGCCAGCTACGATGACAGTCCAGCCGGAGTCTTTGACGAg cTTGTTGTGATTGCGGGGCTTGCATGGAACCCACCAACATCCTGCGC ATGGGCTGCTAAGGTGCTTGTGAACAGCAATGAGGCTTGTGATCATGGAAGAAAG GAAGTTGGGCTTCCAAGTCAGATTGCCAGGTTTTCGAAG AGTATCACGGCAATGACAGCGCAACCAAAGAATAAAGACATTGGTATTTTAAACGCGATTGGTATGGGTGCTACTTTCAATAGTCCAAGAGACCATATGAATGTTCAAGTGACCGAATGGGATGATCTTGATACAAAAGATACCTGTAATATCAACCTCACAACTGTTG TGCCTGCATTGAATGAAAAGTGGATGGGGCCGGCCGTCAAAATTTCACTTCCAAGTTATAG TGGCCATACAGAGCATAATCCCAACCTTCTCAAGTACTCTTGCCAGATTGAGtgcag GGTGAGAGCAGTGAAGCCAGCAGTAGTATCAGGCCCAAGTCCTATACTGTATCATGACAGAGTGCATTATTCAGATCAACGTAGATGCAATACCATGGACTCTACAGCTAAGGAGCACATAGATAATGGAAAAAATCTCATCATGTCTGTGATGTTGTCAAAACCCATATTGGCTTTGGAGTTCAATTGTTTAAAAATGCAGGTAGAAGCTCCAACTGTCGTTTCCCCTTCCTCTAGGAGTTCTTAA
- the LOC108979901 gene encoding protein NEOXANTHIN-DEFICIENT 1-like isoform X1: protein MSEVMDVGEIKCSSGYGKPPWIFKGSALYQLHLVKAETARACIPKEFRLVEAFGYTLGGFFLASYDDSPAGVFDELVVIAGLAWNPPTSCARWAAKVLVNSNEACDHGRKEVGLPSQIARFSKQSITAMTAQPKNKDIGILNAIGMGATFNSPRDHMNVQVTEWDDLDTKDTCNINLTTVVPALNEKWMGPAVKISLPSYSGHTEHNPNLLKYSCQIECRVRAVKPAVVSGPSPILYHDRVHYSDQRRCNTMDSTAKEHIDNGKNLIMSVMLSKPILALEFNCLKMQVEAPTVVSPSSRSS, encoded by the exons ATGTCTGAGGTCATGGACGTGGGAGAAATTAAATGTTCCTCAGGCTACGGAAAGCCCCCGTGGATATTCAAAGGCAG TGCCTTGTACCAACTCCATCTCGTGAAGGCAGAAACTGCTCGAGCATGCATCCCGAAAGAGTTCAGATTAGTTGAAGCTTTTGG GTACACTCTTGGTGGCTTCTTTCTTGCCAGCTACGATGACAGTCCAGCCGGAGTCTTTGACGAg cTTGTTGTGATTGCGGGGCTTGCATGGAACCCACCAACATCCTGCGC CAGATGGGCTGCTAAGGTGCTTGTGAACAGCAATGAGGCTTGTGATCATGGAAGAAAG GAAGTTGGGCTTCCAAGTCAGATTGCCAGGTTTTCGAAG CAGAGTATCACGGCAATGACAGCGCAACCAAAGAATAAAGACATTGGTATTTTAAACGCGATTGGTATGGGTGCTACTTTCAATAGTCCAAGAGACCATATGAATGTTCAAGTGACCGAATGGGATGATCTTGATACAAAAGATACCTGTAATATCAACCTCACAACTGTTG TGCCTGCATTGAATGAAAAGTGGATGGGGCCGGCCGTCAAAATTTCACTTCCAAGTTATAG TGGCCATACAGAGCATAATCCCAACCTTCTCAAGTACTCTTGCCAGATTGAGtgcag GGTGAGAGCAGTGAAGCCAGCAGTAGTATCAGGCCCAAGTCCTATACTGTATCATGACAGAGTGCATTATTCAGATCAACGTAGATGCAATACCATGGACTCTACAGCTAAGGAGCACATAGATAATGGAAAAAATCTCATCATGTCTGTGATGTTGTCAAAACCCATATTGGCTTTGGAGTTCAATTGTTTAAAAATGCAGGTAGAAGCTCCAACTGTCGTTTCCCCTTCCTCTAGGAGTTCTTAA
- the LOC108979901 gene encoding protein NEOXANTHIN-DEFICIENT 1-like isoform X2: MSEVMDVGEIKCSSGYGKPPWIFKGSALYQLHLVKAETARACIPKEFRLVEAFGYTLGGFFLASYDDSPAGVFDELVVIAGLAWNPPTSCARWAAKVLVNSNEACDHGRKEVGLPSQIARFSKSITAMTAQPKNKDIGILNAIGMGATFNSPRDHMNVQVTEWDDLDTKDTCNINLTTVVPALNEKWMGPAVKISLPSYSGHTEHNPNLLKYSCQIECRVRAVKPAVVSGPSPILYHDRVHYSDQRRCNTMDSTAKEHIDNGKNLIMSVMLSKPILALEFNCLKMQVEAPTVVSPSSRSS; encoded by the exons ATGTCTGAGGTCATGGACGTGGGAGAAATTAAATGTTCCTCAGGCTACGGAAAGCCCCCGTGGATATTCAAAGGCAG TGCCTTGTACCAACTCCATCTCGTGAAGGCAGAAACTGCTCGAGCATGCATCCCGAAAGAGTTCAGATTAGTTGAAGCTTTTGG GTACACTCTTGGTGGCTTCTTTCTTGCCAGCTACGATGACAGTCCAGCCGGAGTCTTTGACGAg cTTGTTGTGATTGCGGGGCTTGCATGGAACCCACCAACATCCTGCGC CAGATGGGCTGCTAAGGTGCTTGTGAACAGCAATGAGGCTTGTGATCATGGAAGAAAG GAAGTTGGGCTTCCAAGTCAGATTGCCAGGTTTTCGAAG AGTATCACGGCAATGACAGCGCAACCAAAGAATAAAGACATTGGTATTTTAAACGCGATTGGTATGGGTGCTACTTTCAATAGTCCAAGAGACCATATGAATGTTCAAGTGACCGAATGGGATGATCTTGATACAAAAGATACCTGTAATATCAACCTCACAACTGTTG TGCCTGCATTGAATGAAAAGTGGATGGGGCCGGCCGTCAAAATTTCACTTCCAAGTTATAG TGGCCATACAGAGCATAATCCCAACCTTCTCAAGTACTCTTGCCAGATTGAGtgcag GGTGAGAGCAGTGAAGCCAGCAGTAGTATCAGGCCCAAGTCCTATACTGTATCATGACAGAGTGCATTATTCAGATCAACGTAGATGCAATACCATGGACTCTACAGCTAAGGAGCACATAGATAATGGAAAAAATCTCATCATGTCTGTGATGTTGTCAAAACCCATATTGGCTTTGGAGTTCAATTGTTTAAAAATGCAGGTAGAAGCTCCAACTGTCGTTTCCCCTTCCTCTAGGAGTTCTTAA
- the LOC109021124 gene encoding pentatricopeptide repeat-containing protein At5g13270, chloroplastic — protein MSSINCAQNFLLPSQSSPVVGVAHGKVLMTLKSLSFDQIPSWVSLKCSPSSRKTPQIQPGHVENVHLVSLSKHGKLREVDEFLKHMDEAGISVSPRSYKTLFETCGRLQALSDGKAIHDHLRRTVKEPTGLLDNYVLRMYCDCGSLVDARKVFEEMLERNVVSCVIIMSAYAEEGILDEAIRLFSHMQGSVTEIRSSPSIYITLLRPLTKFSLLELGKQIHSHVIRNGLGSNVLVGTAIANMYAKCGWLEGAELVFDRMPEKNAVAWTGMMVGYTQAEKLEDALGLFVKMVNEGIQMDEFVFSIILKVCCGLEDLNVGRQIHGCSVKLGLDSDVSVGTPLVDFYIKFGNFTSACRAFERISEPNDVSWSCIISGNCQIGEFEESLKIFKNLKSKGVVLNSFVYTSIFQACAALSDLNLGAQAHADAIKRGLVNLYGESAMITMYSRCGRLDYAYRAFASLDRPDTVAWTAIICGYACHGNATEALSFFNKMQDCGVRPNAVTFIGVLTACSHSGLVTEGKQYLDSMKGEYGVVPTVDHYDCVVDIYSRAGLLEEALELIKSMPFEPDAMSWKSLLGGCWTHRNPELGKIAAENLLQLEPDDTATYIVMFNLYASCGKWEEAAHFRRMMAERNLRKEIGCSWVTVQGRVHRFIVGDRHHPLAEQIYSTLRELTTSYENADNALLTDEDVWCGLPERKEQLLDHSERLAIAFGLISTPSNAPILVFKNLRACQDCHDFAKQVSRVTGREIVVRDSNRFHHFRLGECSCNDYW, from the coding sequence ATGTCTTCAATCAATTGCGCACAGAACTTTTTGTTACCTTCCCAGTCTTCTCCAGTTGTAGGTGTAGCTCATGGCAAAGTTCTAATGACACTAAAATCTTTAAGTTTTGATCAAATCCCTTCATGGGTCTCTCTCAAATGCAGCCCATCTTCGAGGAAAACCCCCCAAATCCAACCAGGCCATGTTGAAAATGTACACTTAGTTTCTTTGTCCAAACATGGGAAGCTCAGAGAAGTTGATGAGTTTCTTAAACACATGGACGAGGCCGGCATTTCAGTTAGTCCCCGCTCTTATAAAACCCTCTTTGAAACATGTGGCAGGTTGCAAGCTTTATCGGATGGGAAAGCGATTCACGACCATTTGCGAAGAACGGTGAAGGAGCCGACTGGGCTTCTTGATAATTATGTTCTTCGGATGTATTGCGACTGTGGAAGTCTTGTGGACGCTCGGAAAGTGTTTGAAGAAATGCTTGAAAGGAATGTGGTCTCGTGTGTTATAATTATGTCTGCTTATGCAGAGGAGGGGATTTTGGACGAAGCTATTCGGTTGTTCTCACATATGCAAGGGTCAGTGACAGAAATTAGATCGAGCCCGTCTATCTATATTACCCTCTTACGGCCCTTGacaaaattttctcttttagaGCTGGGGAAACAGATTCATTCTCATGTGATAAGAAATGGGTTGGGTTCTAATGTTTTGGTTGGCACGGCAATCGCCAACATGTATGCCAAGTGTGGGTGGTTAGAGGGTGCGGAGCTTGTTTTCGATAGGATGCCGGAAAAAAATGCCGTGGCTTGGACTGGGATGATGGTGGGGTACACTCAAGCTGAGAAACTGGAGGATGCTCTGGGATTGTTTGTTAAGATGGTGAACGAAGGTATTCAAATGGATGAGTTTGTGTTCTCCATAATTCTCAAGGTGTGCTGTGGTCTGGAGGACTTGAACGTGGGAAGGCAAATTCATGGGTGTAGCGTTAAACTTGGATTGGATTCTGATGTTTCAGTAGGAACTCCTCTTGTGGACTTCTACATCAAATTTGGGAATTTTACATCTGCTTGCCGAGCATTTGAGAGGATAAGTGAACCTAATGATGTTTCATGGAGTTGTATAATCTCTGGTAATTGCCAAATTGGTGAATTTGAGGAGTCTCtgaagatttttaaaaatctgaAGAGTAAAGGCGTGGTTTTAAATTCATTCGTATACACTAGCATTTTCCAAGCCTGCGCGGCACTCTCAGATTTAAATTTGGGTGCTCAAGCTCATGCTGATGCAATAAAAAGAGGGTTAGTTAACCTCTATGGAGAGAGTGCTATGATCACCATGTATTCAAGATGTGGGAGATTAGACTATGCCTACAGGGCCTTTGCTTCTCTAGACAGACCTGATACTGTGGCCTGGACTGCTATAATTTGTGGTTATGCATGTCATGGCAATGCCACTGAAGCTTTAAGTTTTTTCAACAAGATGCAGGACTGCGGTGTAAGGCCAAATGCAGTTACATTTATAGGAGTTCTAACTGCATGTAGTCATTCAGGCTTGGTCACAGAGGGAAAGCAATACTTGGATTCGATGAAGGGTGAGTACGGTGTGGTCCCAACTGTCGACCATTATGACTGTGTGGTGGATATATACTCGCGTGCCGGGCTACTGGAGGAGGCACTAGAATTGATAAAGAGTATGCCTTTTGAACCCGATGCAATGAGCTGGAAAAGCTTATTGGGTGGGTGTTGGACTCATCGGAATCCTGAGCTTGGGAAGATTGCAGCGGAAAACCTCCTTCAGCTGGAACCAGATGATACTGCCACATATATTGTCATGTTTAACTTGTATGCTTCATGTGGGAAATGGGAAGAAGCAGCTCATTTTAGAAGGATGATGGCTGAAAGAAACTTGAGAAAGGAAATTGGTTGTAGTTGGGTAACTGTCCAGGGTAGAGTGCACCGGTTTATAGTAGGTGATAGACACCATCCTCTAGCAGAACAAATATACTCAACATTAAGGGAGTTAACTACATCCTATGAAAATGCTGATAATGCCCTTTTAACTGACGAGGATGTCTGGTGTGGATTGCCTGAACGGAAAGAACAACTTCTTGACCATAGCGAGAGACTTGCTATAGCATTTGGGCTAATATCCACACCAAGCAATGCCCCAATCCTGGTTTTCAAGAACCTCCGGGCATGCCAAGACTGCCACGATTTTGCGAAGCAAGTGTCCAGGGTAACAGGACGCGAAATTGTTGTAAGAGATTCCAACAGATTCCATCACTTCAGATTAGGGGAGTGCTCTTGCAATGACTACTGGTGA